The following are from one region of the Amedibacterium intestinale genome:
- a CDS encoding VRR-NUC domain-containing protein produces the protein MASEKNFEKRVKEFLKQQNCWVLKTWSNGVQRSGVPDLLVCCNGVFLGIELKAQKGKPSELQLWNVKKIRESGGVAIVLYPNQFEEFKNIIELLKRGYNENVRLNQALFDKAGWFE, from the coding sequence ATGGCAAGTGAAAAGAATTTCGAAAAACGTGTCAAAGAATTTTTGAAACAACAAAATTGTTGGGTGCTGAAAACATGGTCGAACGGTGTCCAAAGGTCGGGCGTTCCCGATTTACTGGTTTGTTGCAACGGTGTATTTTTGGGAATCGAACTAAAAGCCCAAAAAGGAAAACCAAGTGAACTTCAATTGTGGAATGTAAAGAAAATAAGGGAATCGGGCGGTGTTGCGATTGTTTTATATCCAAATCAGTTTGAGGAATTCAAAAATATTATTGAGTTGTTGAAACGTGGTTACAACGAGAATGTACGTTTGAATCAAGCGTTGTTTGACAAAGCGGGGTGGTTTGAATGA